The bacterium genomic sequence TCCTGTAAGGGAAAAATGTTCTGCTCGAGAAAAACAGGTTGTTCGGCCTGCAAGGCCCAAAACGGCAACAACAGCAGCATCAAGTTCTTCATGGATTGCACTCCTGCTTGACATTATAGATAGCCGTAATACCTTCCCATCCAATAGGGCAACAGCCAGAAGACGCCGTCGCTCTCGGTCGCGCCGTCGTCGCCGTCCGCCGGATACCAGGGATTATCATCCCATCTGAAAAAACTGCGCTCGCTGATGGGTAACAGTCGGTTCAGCTGCACCTGCTCCAGTTCTGGGAAATAGCAGGACGCGACATCGGCACGCCGACTGTTGTCGATCCGCCAGCGGCGCAGATCCCATGCCGCATCGCGCAAAAAGAAAAGCGAGGACTCGAGGCGCGGATCGCCGCCGCTCAATGACGCATAGGTGAAATTAAAAAACGGACTCATATCCTTTTCGGCCGATTCGTACCACTGCTCCAGACTTTTGAGATAAACCGCTTTCAAATTCTGATCTTTTTCGTGCAGGAGCAGACAGGGAAAAGCCAACGCGAGTAACTCATCGTCGATGTGCGTGGTCCAGGCGGGATTCGTCGTTTTAGCTGAAAGCACATTTTGCGCATAATGATGGGTATGCAGCAGGTCCAGGTAGATCTGTTGATAGCGCGATTTGCCGCTCAAGTGATGGGCCAATTTGAGAAAAGAGAGCATCTCCAGCGAATTAATGCCTCGCTCGGTCGCCCAATCCGGATCCTCATTCAGCCGCTCCGGCGCCCACACGCCCCACATGGTGTGGCGTCCATCGATGTCCGTGAGTACAAAACCATGATCGATGATATAATCCACGATGTGGCAGACATGATCGCTGACCCGCCGTTTTTCTTTTACATCAGCGACCAGGTCATGGTAGAAGAGATACCCGTACATGTGACCGGTGATCTCATCACTGCTGGTGTCGCCTTTCCACAGCCAGCGCCGATCGTGCGAAAGGCGCCATAATTTTTCCCTGCGCTTTTCCCTGGGATTCAGGACCAGTCGCTCCGCCCACTCCTGGTCATCGATGCTGCGGTTGGGATCCCCCATGCTGGTCCAATCGGGTGGAATCACCGTGCGGGCGACGAAGCCTTCAGTGCCGGTCACGGTCTGCAAAAAGTGCAGCGCGTTAAAGGCTCTGGCTGCATTCTCTCGCGCCGTCGACTGCTTGGATACCGCATAGCGGAAAGACTCCATGGCCAGATACATGCCGGTGTATTGACCATCGTTATCGTTATCCAGTGGCTGCCAGGTGAGGGTATCGCCTGGAACCGCAAGCCGGCATTTTTCCACCAAATAAGGCGGCCGCACGTGGCGCGCCTGCAGAACCCGGTGAAAATGATCCGCTTTTGCTGATAGGGTCATGGGTCTGGCCGACAGAACGCTGACGCCGGCGTTGGTGGCGATCCAGGCTGATCCATGCCGGTCGAACACGATATCTCGAACATCGTCGCCGCACAACCATCTCTTGGAATGGCGCATCGACCACGCACCCTGGTCATGGCGAAGGACGCCATGGCGGGTACCGATCCACATCGCGCCGTTCGGTGCCAGCTTTAGGCAGTTCACATAGATGGAAGCCAATCCCTCAGCCGGGGTGAACTGGCCGACGCGCCGATCGCCATCATAGAGGGTGATGCCGCCCATGCCGCCGATCCACAGCCTGCCATCCGCAGCATACTCGACATCGGTGACCAGCGCGCTCAACAACTCGGTTTCACTCTGCAGCAAGCGCAGGCCGGTACTCTGTTGATGGAACAGTCCCCGGCTGGTGGCGATAAAGTATCCGCCGCGGTTATCAGCTTTAAGGGAATGAATGGTGCGGCTGACGGGCAGCTGGGTCTTTTCGGCAGTGAAGGCAGAGGCCTGCCAAAAGT encodes the following:
- a CDS encoding regulator, translated to FAAPLPKADALFIQEHHTPLPIGGSAKADDIRSLLILADHTVCAATGAGLYHYNPCSRTWSRKTAGPAFALAEDSSGVLWAGAWDGLYRWNGEFYEKHPVVHSTVSAILALKDRILALGPTDFWQASAFTAEKTQLPVSRTIHSLKADNRGGYFIATSRGLFHQQSTGLRLLQSETELLSALVTDVEYAADGRLWIGGMGGITLYDGDRRVGQFTPAEGLASIYVNCLKLAPNGAMWIGTRHGVLRHDQGAWSMRHSKRWLCGDDVRDIVFDRHGSAWIATNAGVSVLSARPMTLSAKADHFHRVLQARHVRPPYLVEKCRLAVPGDTLTWQPLDNDNDGQYTGMYLAMESFRYAVSKQSTARENAARAFNALHFLQTVTGTEGFVARTVIPPDWTSMGDPNRSIDDQEWAERLVLNPREKRREKLWRLSHDRRWLWKGDTSSDEITGHMYGYLFYHDLVADVKEKRRVSDHVCHIVDYIIDHGFVLTDIDGRHTMWGVWAPERLNEDPDWATERGINSLEMLSFLKLAHHLSGKSRYQQIYLDLLHTHHYAQNVLSAKTTNPAWTTHIDDELLALAFPCLLLHEKDQNLKAVYLKSLEQWYESAEKDMSPFFNFTYASLSGGDPRLESSLFFLRDAAWDLRRWRIDNSRRADVASCYFPELEQVQLNRLLPISERSFFRWDDNPWYPADGDDGATESDGVFWLLPYWMGRYYGYL